A DNA window from Streptomyces sp. 71268 contains the following coding sequences:
- a CDS encoding serine hydrolase domain-containing protein, whose translation MAVGGTLPAPAAADRGSRDVVHQGLERLVREDRYPAALAATTRPDGRVRDYAVGVADLRTGARAPLDGRVRVGSNTKAFTATVVLQLVGEGKVSLDAPVERYLPRLVRGDGIDGRRITVRHILQHTSGLPDYVPYIEDLTGKGRHTYVQPRTTLDLGLAHKALFAPGKGWSYSNTNYTLAGLIIEKVTGRPLAEQITRRVIDRVGLRDTYFPGVGDERIRGAHPRGYFAERPGAPLDDITRMDPSWGWAAGQLISTPSDLNRFYAALFGGELLAPTQLAQMRTTVATPDGALWPGARYGLGVISTPLSCGGLAWGHGGNIPGYQTSGGRTDDGRAVSIAVTADTPTVADGPHHVLALVDAALCR comes from the coding sequence CTGGCCGTCGGCGGCACGCTGCCCGCGCCGGCCGCCGCCGACCGGGGCTCCCGGGACGTCGTGCACCAGGGGCTCGAACGCCTGGTCCGCGAGGACCGGTACCCCGCCGCGCTGGCCGCCACCACACGCCCCGACGGCCGGGTGCGGGACTACGCGGTCGGCGTCGCCGACCTGCGGACGGGGGCCAGGGCGCCGCTCGACGGCCGGGTGCGGGTGGGGAGCAACACCAAGGCGTTCACCGCGACGGTCGTCCTCCAGTTGGTCGGCGAGGGGAAGGTCTCGCTCGACGCCCCCGTCGAGAGGTACCTGCCGCGCCTGGTGCGCGGCGACGGCATCGACGGCCGCCGCATCACGGTCCGCCACATCCTCCAGCACACCAGCGGGTTGCCGGACTACGTCCCGTACATCGAGGACCTCACCGGCAAGGGGCGCCACACCTACGTCCAGCCCCGCACCACGCTCGACCTGGGCCTCGCGCACAAGGCACTGTTCGCCCCCGGGAAGGGGTGGTCGTACAGCAACACCAACTACACGCTCGCCGGCCTGATCATCGAGAAGGTCACCGGGCGGCCCCTGGCCGAGCAGATCACCCGCCGCGTCATCGACCGCGTCGGGCTGCGCGACACCTACTTCCCCGGCGTCGGCGACGAGCGCATCCGTGGGGCGCACCCCAGGGGGTACTTCGCCGAGCGGCCCGGTGCGCCGCTGGACGACATCACGAGGATGGACCCCTCCTGGGGCTGGGCCGCCGGGCAGCTCATCTCCACCCCGTCCGACCTGAACCGGTTCTACGCGGCCCTGTTCGGCGGCGAGTTGCTGGCCCCGACCCAGTTGGCGCAGATGCGCACCACCGTCGCCACCCCCGACGGCGCTCTGTGGCCCGGCGCCCGGTACGGGCTCGGCGTCATCAGCACGCCGCTGAGCTGCGGCGGCCTGGCGTGGGGGCACGGCGGCAACATCCCCGGCTACCAGACCAGCGGTGGCAGGACGGACGACGGCCGCGCCGTGTCGATCGCCGTCACGGCAGACACGCCCACGGTCGCGGACGGCCCGCACCACGTCCTGGCCCTGGTGGACGCGGCGCTGTGCCGGTGA
- a CDS encoding serine hydrolase domain-containing protein, which yields MGSTTGERGRGGWASRRARLGVGLGVVVAVAAGAVATATGTASGRSEVDRRELRRDTNAVHVAGGTGVLAEVRTSDGRAAARAGDGNVATRRPVPWRAYYRVGGVGRPFAAVVALQLVGEGRLRLADPVERVLPGVVSGHGNDGTRITVADLLRHTSGLTDYADQLPGARELTPRAFQTRRLTAYEPAELVRLAMARGPRWQPDPSAPVATKRWGYSRTNDLLVDMVIEKVTGRPVAREIHDRVIARLGLRHTFTAGASAHLPRPAATGYTRFPDTDQLTDTSVFVPLPDTSVVSTTGDVAEFFRALFDGRLLGEAELARLRETTAARDGRVGGSGVRFGLGVYWRPVAGCDAGVWYHGGSSPGYVAAAGATDDGRRAVATAVTTWRPGSAQQRRQDEATSRLVDHALCDAR from the coding sequence GTGGGGAGCACGACGGGGGAGCGCGGGCGCGGCGGGTGGGCGTCCAGACGGGCGCGGCTGGGGGTGGGCCTCGGCGTGGTGGTGGCGGTCGCGGCGGGAGCGGTGGCCACGGCCACCGGTACGGCGTCGGGCCGCTCCGAGGTGGACCGGCGCGAGCTGCGGCGGGACACCAACGCGGTGCACGTGGCCGGCGGCACCGGGGTGTTGGCGGAGGTGCGCACCTCGGACGGCCGGGCCGCGGCCCGCGCGGGCGACGGGAACGTGGCCACGCGGCGGCCGGTGCCGTGGCGCGCGTACTACCGCGTCGGCGGCGTCGGCCGGCCGTTCGCGGCCGTGGTGGCGCTCCAACTCGTCGGCGAGGGCAGGCTGCGGCTGGCCGACCCAGTGGAGCGGGTGCTGCCCGGCGTGGTGAGCGGGCACGGCAACGACGGCACCCGGATCACGGTGGCCGACCTGCTGCGCCACACCAGCGGGCTCACCGACTACGCCGACCAACTGCCGGGGGCCCGCGAACTCACGCCGCGCGCGTTCCAGACCAGGCGCCTCACCGCGTACGAACCGGCGGAGCTGGTGCGACTCGCGATGGCGCGCGGGCCGAGGTGGCAGCCCGATCCCAGCGCGCCGGTGGCGACCAAGCGTTGGGGCTACTCCCGCACCAACGACCTGCTCGTCGACATGGTCATCGAGAAGGTCACGGGCCGACCGGTCGCGCGGGAGATCCACGACCGGGTGATCGCCAGGCTCGGGCTGCGGCACACGTTCACCGCCGGCGCGTCCGCGCACCTGCCGCGCCCGGCGGCCACCGGCTACACCCGCTTCCCGGACACCGACCAGCTCACCGACACCTCGGTGTTCGTGCCGCTGCCGGACACCTCCGTCGTCAGCACCACCGGCGACGTCGCGGAGTTCTTCCGCGCGCTCTTCGACGGGCGGCTGCTCGGCGAGGCGGAGCTGGCCCGGCTGAGGGAGACCACGGCCGCGCGGGACGGGCGGGTGGGCGGGTCCGGCGTGCGGTTCGGGCTCGGCGTGTACTGGCGGCCGGTCGCCGGGTGCGACGCGGGCGTCTGGTACCACGGCGGTTCCTCGCCCGGCTACGTCGCGGCGGCGGGCGCCACCGACGACGGTCGGCGCGCGGTCGCCACCGCCGTGACCACCTGGCGCCCCGGCTCCGCCCAGCAACGCCGCCAGGACGAGGCGACGTCGCGCCTGGTGGACCACGCGCTGTGTGACGCCCGCTAG
- a CDS encoding alpha/beta hydrolase has protein sequence MTNVHHRYATVRGHRVFYREAGPRDAPALVLLHGFPTSSRMFRRLIPLLADRYRVIAPDHLGFGHSDAPPADAFPYTFDALTDITEALLTELGVSRYAVYVQDYGAPIAWRLALRDPAAITAVISQSGNAHEDGFVPEFWAPLWAYAEDPGPKTEAAVRTALDLDAIRWQYLHGVDHPERVDPDTWTADHRDVSRPGNDLVQLALFRDYATNRPLYPRLHAYFRDSRVPLLAIWGAGDLIFGPDGARAFARDLPDAEIHVVPGAGHFLLESHLPTAVDHIRDFLDRALPTTRG, from the coding sequence ATGACGAACGTTCACCACCGGTACGCCACCGTGCGCGGGCACCGCGTCTTCTACCGGGAGGCCGGCCCCCGCGACGCGCCGGCCCTCGTGCTGCTGCACGGATTCCCCACCAGCTCGCGCATGTTCCGCCGGCTGATCCCGCTGCTCGCCGACCGGTACCGCGTCATCGCCCCCGACCACCTCGGCTTCGGCCACTCCGACGCCCCGCCCGCCGACGCCTTCCCGTACACCTTCGACGCGCTCACCGACATCACCGAAGCGCTCCTGACCGAGCTGGGCGTCTCCCGGTACGCGGTGTACGTGCAGGACTACGGCGCCCCCATCGCCTGGCGGCTCGCGCTGCGCGACCCGGCGGCGATCACCGCGGTGATCTCCCAGAGCGGCAATGCCCACGAGGACGGCTTCGTCCCCGAGTTCTGGGCGCCCCTGTGGGCGTACGCCGAGGACCCGGGGCCGAAGACGGAGGCGGCGGTCCGTACCGCCCTCGACCTGGATGCCATCCGCTGGCAGTACCTGCACGGCGTCGACCACCCCGAACGCGTCGACCCGGACACCTGGACAGCCGACCACCGCGACGTCAGCCGCCCCGGCAACGACCTGGTCCAACTCGCCCTGTTCCGCGACTACGCCACCAACCGGCCGCTCTACCCGCGGCTGCACGCCTACTTCCGGGACAGCCGCGTCCCGCTGCTGGCCATCTGGGGAGCGGGGGACCTCATCTTCGGCCCGGACGGCGCGCGCGCCTTCGCGCGGGACCTCCCGGACGCCGAGATCCACGTGGTGCCCGGCGCCGGCCACTTCCTGCTGGAGAGTCACCTGCCGACCGCCGTCGACCACATCCGGGACTTCCTGGACCGGGCGCTGCCGACGACCCGGGGCTGA
- a CDS encoding CGNR zinc finger domain-containing protein: MIDEAALLAALNSTPVLEGKPRDLWADDAALRQWAHEHGGRGDARALDWLRAARDALQTATRDAVPEPELRRLLAEVSQLPEVDGAELRWRLAAPPERLLAVELVLAWYDVQQRRPGRLRPCGNEECRLFLLDHSRANTARWCSMKTCGNRLKARRHQERARQNPTP, from the coding sequence ATGATCGACGAGGCGGCGCTGCTCGCGGCGCTCAACAGCACGCCCGTGCTGGAGGGCAAGCCGAGGGACCTGTGGGCGGATGACGCCGCGCTACGGCAGTGGGCGCACGAGCACGGCGGCCGGGGTGACGCGCGAGCGCTCGACTGGCTGCGGGCGGCGCGGGACGCGCTCCAGACCGCCACCCGCGACGCGGTGCCCGAGCCCGAGCTGCGGCGGCTGCTCGCCGAGGTCAGTCAACTCCCCGAGGTCGACGGGGCGGAGCTGCGCTGGCGCCTCGCGGCGCCGCCCGAGCGGCTGCTCGCGGTGGAGTTGGTGCTCGCCTGGTACGACGTCCAACAGCGCCGACCCGGCCGGCTGCGCCCGTGCGGCAACGAGGAGTGTCGCCTCTTCCTCCTCGACCACAGCCGCGCCAACACCGCCCGCTGGTGCTCGATGAAGACCTGCGGCAACCGCCTCAAGGCCCGCCGCCACCAGGAGCGCGCCCGCCAGAACCCCACGCCCTGA
- a CDS encoding VTT domain-containing protein: MISELARAIPPESTQQAVGYPSLFLLVVLGSLVPVVPTGAVVSSAAVVAIHQTSPLALLIVFAVASLAAFLGDLALYWLGQRGVRSRNGSRWLGRLRERAAPERLEQARARLDEHGVAVLVLSRLLPAGRIPVMLACLLSHVPMRQFARGAAPAALAWAVTYQLIGLLGGSLFAEPWEGVAAAVGLALVVTVAPAVWRRLRGTPAG, translated from the coding sequence GTGATCTCCGAACTAGCTCGCGCCATACCGCCCGAGTCCACCCAGCAGGCGGTCGGCTACCCCTCGCTGTTCCTGCTCGTGGTGCTGGGTTCGCTGGTGCCGGTGGTGCCCACGGGGGCGGTGGTCAGCTCGGCGGCGGTGGTGGCGATCCACCAGACCTCGCCGTTGGCGCTGCTGATCGTCTTCGCCGTCGCCTCGCTGGCCGCCTTCCTCGGCGACCTGGCGCTGTACTGGCTCGGCCAGCGCGGGGTGCGCTCCAGGAACGGATCGCGGTGGCTGGGGCGGCTGCGCGAGCGGGCGGCTCCGGAGCGGCTTGAGCAGGCGCGCGCCAGGCTGGACGAGCACGGCGTCGCCGTCCTCGTGCTGTCCCGGCTGCTGCCGGCGGGGCGGATTCCGGTGATGCTCGCCTGCCTGCTCTCCCACGTGCCGATGCGCCAGTTCGCACGCGGCGCGGCCCCCGCGGCGCTGGCCTGGGCAGTTACGTACCAGTTGATCGGCCTGCTGGGCGGGTCGCTGTTCGCCGAGCCGTGGGAGGGCGTGGCCGCGGCGGTCGGGCTGGCGCTCGTGGTGACCGTGGCGCCCGCGGTGTGGCGCCGGCTGCGCGGGACGCCGGCCGGGTAG
- a CDS encoding MBL fold metallo-hydrolase, which translates to MSVEITWWGHATATVVDSGVRVLTDPLLVQRLAHLRRRRGPVPPDSALVTDLALVSHLHADHLHPGSLARLAPGTRLIVPRGAGAAVPALRRVASARALRVTEVLPGDEVTVGEVRVRAVPAAHDGRRLPYGRHRAPALGYVLRGAATTYFAGDTGLFDEMPTVVGPCDVALLPVGGWGPYLGPGHLDARRAARALERLGARSAVPVHYGTFWPIGLDAVRPHEFHAPGDEFVRHAAHLAPGSVVHRLRHGESVRLEAAR; encoded by the coding sequence GTGTCGGTGGAGATCACCTGGTGGGGACATGCCACCGCGACGGTGGTGGACTCCGGAGTCCGCGTCCTCACCGATCCGCTGCTCGTCCAGCGCCTGGCCCACCTGCGGCGGCGGCGCGGCCCGGTGCCGCCGGACAGCGCGCTCGTCACCGACCTCGCGCTCGTCTCCCACCTGCACGCCGACCACCTCCACCCCGGCTCGCTCGCGCGCCTGGCGCCCGGCACCCGGCTGATCGTGCCGCGCGGCGCGGGCGCGGCCGTGCCGGCGCTGCGCCGGGTGGCCAGCGCGCGGGCCCTGCGCGTCACCGAGGTGCTGCCCGGCGACGAGGTCACGGTCGGCGAGGTGCGGGTGCGGGCCGTGCCCGCCGCGCACGACGGGCGACGGCTGCCGTACGGGCGGCACCGGGCGCCCGCGCTCGGCTACGTCCTGCGCGGCGCGGCCACCACGTACTTCGCCGGCGACACCGGTCTCTTCGACGAGATGCCCACCGTGGTCGGGCCGTGTGACGTGGCGCTGCTGCCGGTCGGCGGCTGGGGCCCGTACCTGGGCCCGGGCCATCTGGACGCGCGGCGCGCGGCGCGGGCGCTGGAGCGGCTCGGGGCGCGCAGCGCGGTGCCGGTGCACTACGGCACGTTCTGGCCGATCGGGCTCGACGCCGTCCGGCCGCACGAGTTCCACGCGCCGGGCGACGAGTTCGTGCGGCACGCGGCCCACCTGGCGCCGGGGTCGGTGGTGCACCGGCTGCGGCACGGCGAGAGTGTGCGCCTGGAGGCCGCTCGGTGA